In Alloyangia pacifica, the following proteins share a genomic window:
- a CDS encoding SCP2 sterol-binding domain-containing protein, giving the protein MSETVKAAVAALNSKLDGRGFAGVAKFVIEGKGSLVVDENGARVGDDAADVTLTADTETFRAIIDGEKNPTTAFMTGKLKVDGDMGAAMRLAGVLS; this is encoded by the coding sequence ATGAGCGAAACGGTCAAGGCGGCGGTGGCCGCGCTGAACAGCAAGCTGGACGGACGGGGATTCGCCGGCGTCGCCAAGTTCGTCATCGAGGGCAAGGGCAGCCTTGTCGTCGACGAGAACGGCGCGCGGGTCGGCGATGACGCCGCGGACGTGACGCTGACCGCCGACACCGAGACCTTCCGCGCCATCATCGACGGCGAGAAGAACCCCACCACCGCCTTCATGACCGGCAAGCTCAAGGTCGATGGCGACATGGGCGCGGCGATGCGTCTCGCGGGGGTGCTGAGCTGA
- a CDS encoding M3 family oligoendopeptidase, with the protein MTPRPVFDAHAAAGGKNLGDLPEWDLSDLYPAPDAPEVKRDLDWLEDACARFAADYEGKLGTLDAAGFLEMIRRHEKIEAVGGRIMSYAGLRYYQLTVDAERAKFLSDCQEKITNYTTPLVFFTLELNRLDDDVLDGLFAADPELGRYKPAFDRIRAMKPHQLSDEMEHFLHDLGVVGDAWERLFDETIAGLTFEVGGEEMSIESTLNLLTEQDRSKREAAAHELARVFGENIKTFARVHNTQAKEKEVMDRWRKMPSAQHARHLANDVEPEVVEALRNAVVNAYPRLSHRYYELKRKWLGLDRMQVWDRNAPLPMESDRIVGWDEAEKTVMEAYAGFDPRMAEIAEPFFNKGWIDAAAKPGKAPGAFAHPTVTDAHPYVLLNYLGKPRDVMTLAHELGHGVHQVLAAGQGEMLASTPLTLAETASVFGEMLTFRAMLAKAKDQKERKVMLAGKVEDMINTVVRQIAFYDFECKLHEARRGGELTPEDINVLWMSVQAQSLGEAFDFMPGYETFWAYIPHFVHSPFYVYAYAFGDGLVNALYAEYEQNPEGFQDKYFDMLKAGGSKHHKALLEPFGLDATDPKFWDKGLSMIEGFIDELEAMED; encoded by the coding sequence ATGACCCCTCGGCCCGTTTTTGATGCACATGCCGCCGCCGGCGGCAAGAACCTGGGCGACCTGCCGGAATGGGATCTGAGCGATCTCTACCCGGCGCCCGACGCGCCCGAGGTCAAGCGCGACCTCGACTGGCTCGAGGATGCCTGCGCGCGTTTCGCCGCCGACTACGAGGGCAAGCTGGGCACGCTCGACGCCGCCGGTTTCCTCGAGATGATCCGCCGCCACGAGAAGATCGAGGCCGTGGGCGGGCGCATCATGTCTTACGCCGGGCTGCGCTACTACCAGCTGACGGTGGATGCCGAGCGCGCCAAGTTCCTGTCGGACTGCCAGGAGAAGATCACCAATTACACCACGCCGCTGGTGTTCTTCACGCTCGAGCTGAACCGGCTCGACGATGATGTGCTGGATGGGCTCTTTGCCGCCGATCCCGAGCTTGGCCGCTACAAGCCCGCCTTCGACCGCATCCGCGCGATGAAGCCGCACCAGCTTTCGGACGAGATGGAGCATTTCCTGCACGATCTGGGCGTCGTCGGCGACGCCTGGGAGCGGCTGTTTGACGAGACCATCGCCGGGCTGACCTTCGAGGTCGGCGGCGAGGAGATGAGCATCGAGAGCACGCTCAACCTGCTGACCGAGCAGGACCGGTCCAAGCGCGAAGCCGCCGCCCACGAACTGGCGCGCGTGTTCGGCGAGAACATCAAGACCTTTGCCCGGGTGCACAACACCCAGGCCAAGGAAAAGGAAGTGATGGACCGCTGGCGCAAGATGCCCTCGGCACAGCACGCCCGGCACCTCGCCAACGACGTCGAGCCCGAGGTGGTGGAAGCGCTGCGCAACGCCGTGGTCAATGCCTACCCGCGCCTGTCGCACCGCTACTACGAGCTCAAGCGCAAGTGGCTGGGGCTGGACCGGATGCAGGTCTGGGACCGCAACGCGCCGCTGCCGATGGAGAGCGACCGCATTGTCGGCTGGGACGAGGCCGAGAAGACCGTGATGGAGGCCTATGCCGGCTTCGATCCGCGCATGGCCGAGATCGCCGAGCCCTTCTTCAACAAGGGCTGGATCGACGCCGCCGCCAAGCCCGGCAAGGCCCCCGGCGCCTTTGCCCATCCCACGGTCACCGACGCCCACCCCTACGTGCTGCTCAACTACCTCGGCAAGCCACGCGACGTAATGACCCTGGCGCATGAGCTGGGCCACGGCGTGCACCAGGTGCTGGCGGCTGGCCAAGGCGAGATGCTCGCCTCGACGCCGCTGACGCTGGCCGAGACCGCCTCGGTGTTCGGCGAGATGCTGACCTTCCGCGCCATGCTCGCCAAGGCGAAGGATCAGAAGGAACGCAAGGTCATGCTCGCCGGCAAGGTCGAGGACATGATCAACACCGTGGTGCGGCAGATCGCCTTCTACGACTTCGAGTGCAAGCTGCACGAGGCGCGGCGCGGCGGCGAGCTGACGCCAGAGGACATCAACGTTCTGTGGATGTCGGTGCAGGCGCAGAGCCTTGGCGAGGCCTTTGACTTCATGCCGGGCTACGAGACCTTTTGGGCCTACATCCCGCATTTCGTGCACTCGCCCTTCTATGTCTATGCCTACGCCTTCGGCGACGGGCTGGTGAACGCGCTTTACGCGGAATACGAGCAGAACCCCGAAGGCTTCCAGGACAAGTACTTCGACATGCTGAAGGCGGGCGGCTCGAAGCACCACAAGGCGCTGCTCGAGCCCTTCGGCCTCGATGCCACCGACCCGAAGTTCTGGGACAAGGGTCTGTCGATGATCGAGGGCTTCATCGACGAGCTCGAGGCGATGGAAGACTGA
- a CDS encoding alpha/beta fold hydrolase — translation MLEPAPFHAALANGPEGARAFWLRAEDGLRLRIAHYPGPEAAGGTVLLFPGRTEYVEKYGRVARDFAAEGFHVLTIDWRGQGLADRMLEDVQTGHVHLFADYQKDVAALLDAVDMLGLPRPLHLLAHSMGGAIGLRALSRGLPVAGAGFTAPMWGIRMFGPVRTAAWALSWSGARMGMGHVYAPSTGPGSYLARTAFEGNLLTTDRDSWDYMRRQVTEVPDLALGGPSLRWLHEALAECRSLSRLPAPGVPCLAYLGSNERVVDPARVRARMADWPGGRLEVIRGGEHEVLMENAATRARIVAQLAAHFRQSAEAARAQASA, via the coding sequence ATGCTCGAGCCGGCCCCCTTCCATGCCGCGCTCGCGAATGGCCCCGAGGGGGCCCGCGCCTTCTGGCTTCGCGCCGAGGACGGGCTGCGCCTGCGCATCGCCCATTATCCCGGCCCCGAGGCGGCAGGCGGCACCGTGCTGCTCTTCCCCGGGCGCACCGAATACGTCGAGAAATACGGCCGCGTGGCCCGTGACTTCGCGGCGGAAGGGTTTCACGTGCTGACCATCGACTGGCGCGGGCAGGGGCTGGCGGATCGGATGCTCGAGGACGTGCAGACCGGCCATGTGCACCTGTTCGCCGACTACCAGAAGGACGTGGCCGCTCTTCTCGATGCGGTGGATATGCTCGGCCTGCCCCGCCCGCTGCACCTGCTGGCCCATTCCATGGGCGGCGCCATCGGCCTGCGCGCCCTGAGCCGGGGCCTGCCGGTCGCTGGTGCCGGCTTCACCGCGCCGATGTGGGGCATCCGCATGTTCGGCCCCGTGCGCACGGCCGCCTGGGCGCTGAGCTGGTCCGGCGCGCGCATGGGCATGGGGCATGTCTACGCGCCCTCGACCGGGCCGGGCAGCTACCTCGCGCGCACCGCCTTCGAAGGCAACCTGCTCACCACCGACCGCGACAGCTGGGATTACATGCGGCGGCAGGTCACCGAGGTGCCCGATCTGGCGCTTGGCGGCCCGTCGCTGCGCTGGCTGCACGAGGCACTGGCGGAATGCCGGTCGCTCTCACGCCTGCCGGCGCCCGGGGTACCTTGCCTTGCCTATCTCGGCAGCAACGAGCGCGTGGTCGATCCCGCCCGTGTCCGCGCCCGGATGGCCGACTGGCCCGGCGGGCGGCTCGAGGTGATCCGCGGCGGCGAGCACGAGGTGCTCATGGAGAATGCGGCAACCCGCGCGCGCATCGTAGCGCAACTGGCGGCGCACTTCCGGCAGAGCGCCGAGGCCGCCCGGGCGCAGGCCAGCGCCTGA
- a CDS encoding arginine/lysine/ornithine decarboxylase, which yields MKFRFPIVIIDEDFRSENSSGLGIRALAEAIEAEGFEVLGATSYGDLSQFAQQQSRASAFVLSIDDEEFSPGPELDPAVLNLRNFIEEVRWKNDDVPIYIYGETKTSRHLPNDILRELHGFIHMFEDTPEFVAKHIIREAKSYLEGIQPPFFKALLDYAEDGSYSWHCPGHSGGVAFLKSPIGQMYHQFYGENMLRADVCNAVEELGQLLDHNGAIGESERNAARIFNADHCFFVTNGTSTSNKMVWHHSVAPGDVVVVDRNCHKSILHSIIMTGAIPVFLKPTRNHWGIIGPIQRSEFEIESIKAKIRNNPLLKDVDADTVQPRIMTLTQSTYDGVLYNTEEIKGLLDGYVENLHFDEAWLPHAAFHPFYGAYHAMGRKRGRTRKSLTYATQSVHKLLAGISQASHVLVQDSEETKLDRHLFNEAYLMHTSTSPQYSIIASCDVAAAMMEPPGGTALVEESIVEALEFRRAMRKVDEEYGADDWWFQVWGPEDFDHNSDGMGRTRDWVLKKTDAEGVESSGTDSWHGFGDMAPGFNMLDPIKATIITPGLDLDGRFDDWGIPASIVTKYLAEHGVVVEKTGLYSFFIMFTIGITKGRWNTLLTALQQFKDDYAKNQPMWRSMPEFCQKHRRYERMGLKDLCQHVHSQYAKYDVARLSTEIYLSDLTPAMNPGEAFSHIARRTTQRVPIDELEGRITTSLVTPYPPGIPLLIPGEVFNKRIVDYLRFNREFARQCPGFETDIHGLVQKEMPDGSVEYFADCVAE from the coding sequence ATGAAGTTCCGCTTCCCCATCGTGATCATCGACGAAGACTTCCGCTCCGAGAACAGCTCGGGCCTTGGCATCCGCGCGCTCGCGGAAGCGATCGAAGCCGAGGGGTTCGAAGTGCTGGGCGCCACCAGTTACGGCGACCTGTCGCAATTCGCCCAGCAGCAATCGCGCGCCAGCGCCTTCGTGCTGTCGATCGACGACGAGGAATTCTCTCCCGGCCCCGAGCTCGACCCGGCGGTGCTCAACCTGCGCAACTTCATCGAGGAAGTCCGCTGGAAGAACGACGATGTGCCGATCTACATCTACGGCGAGACCAAGACCTCGCGGCACCTGCCGAACGACATCCTGCGCGAGCTGCACGGCTTCATCCACATGTTCGAGGATACACCGGAGTTCGTGGCTAAGCACATCATCCGCGAGGCCAAGAGCTACCTCGAGGGCATCCAGCCGCCCTTCTTCAAGGCGCTGCTCGACTATGCCGAGGATGGGTCCTACTCGTGGCACTGCCCCGGGCATTCGGGCGGGGTCGCCTTCCTGAAATCGCCCATCGGCCAGATGTACCACCAGTTCTACGGCGAGAACATGCTGCGCGCCGACGTGTGCAACGCGGTCGAGGAACTGGGCCAGCTGCTGGACCACAACGGCGCCATCGGCGAATCCGAACGCAATGCCGCGCGCATCTTCAACGCCGATCACTGCTTCTTCGTGACCAACGGCACCTCGACGTCGAACAAGATGGTCTGGCACCACAGCGTGGCGCCCGGCGACGTGGTCGTGGTGGACCGCAACTGTCACAAGTCGATCCTGCACTCGATCATCATGACCGGGGCGATCCCGGTGTTCCTCAAGCCGACGCGCAACCATTGGGGCATCATCGGCCCGATCCAGCGCAGCGAGTTCGAGATCGAGAGCATCAAGGCGAAGATCCGCAACAACCCGCTGCTCAAGGACGTGGATGCCGACACGGTGCAGCCGCGCATCATGACGCTGACACAGTCGACCTATGATGGGGTTCTCTACAATACCGAAGAGATCAAGGGGCTGCTCGACGGCTACGTCGAGAACCTGCACTTCGACGAAGCCTGGCTGCCCCATGCCGCCTTCCACCCGTTCTACGGCGCCTATCACGCCATGGGCCGCAAACGCGGGCGCACCCGAAAGTCGCTGACCTATGCAACCCAATCGGTGCACAAGCTGCTGGCGGGCATTTCGCAGGCGAGCCACGTGCTTGTGCAGGACAGCGAAGAGACCAAGCTCGACCGGCATCTCTTCAACGAAGCCTACCTGATGCACACCTCAACCAGCCCGCAGTACAGCATCATCGCCAGCTGCGACGTGGCGGCGGCGATGATGGAGCCGCCGGGCGGCACCGCGCTGGTCGAGGAGAGCATCGTCGAGGCGCTGGAATTCCGCCGCGCCATGCGCAAGGTCGACGAGGAATACGGCGCCGACGACTGGTGGTTCCAGGTCTGGGGCCCCGAGGATTTCGACCACAACAGCGACGGCATGGGCCGGACCCGCGACTGGGTGCTGAAGAAGACCGACGCCGAGGGCGTCGAGAGCAGCGGCACCGACAGCTGGCACGGCTTTGGCGACATGGCGCCGGGCTTCAACATGCTCGACCCGATCAAAGCCACGATCATCACCCCGGGCCTCGACCTCGACGGGCGTTTCGACGACTGGGGCATCCCCGCGTCGATCGTGACCAAGTATCTCGCCGAGCACGGTGTGGTGGTGGAAAAGACCGGGCTCTACAGCTTCTTCATCATGTTCACCATCGGCATCACCAAGGGCCGCTGGAACACGCTGCTGACCGCGCTGCAGCAGTTCAAGGACGATTACGCCAAGAACCAGCCGATGTGGCGCTCGATGCCGGAGTTTTGCCAGAAGCACCGCCGGTACGAGCGCATGGGGCTGAAGGACCTATGCCAGCACGTCCACTCGCAATACGCCAAGTACGACGTGGCGCGGCTGTCGACCGAGATCTACCTCAGCGACCTCACCCCCGCGATGAACCCCGGCGAGGCCTTTTCGCACATCGCCCGCCGCACCACGCAGCGCGTGCCGATCGACGAGCTCGAAGGGCGGATCACCACCTCACTGGTCACCCCCTACCCGCCGGGCATCCCGCTGCTCATCCCCGGCGAGGTGTTCAACAAGCGCATCGTCGACTACCTGCGCTTCAACCGCGAGTTCGCGCGGCAGTGCCCCGGCTTCGAGACCGACATCCACGGGCTCGTGCAGAAGGAGATGCCGGACGGCTCGGTGGAGTATTTCGCCGACTGCGTGGCGGAGTGA
- a CDS encoding tetratricopeptide repeat protein has protein sequence MADRAEELLTELATASSPEIADRAERDLFNEWSKSGSPAMDLLLKRGRDALEVSDFETAIEHLTALTDHAPDFAEGWSTLALAYYATDSLGPAMDALEHTLALNPNHFGALQGVGAIHEELGDLDLAYRAYSRVVELRPFDSDVTEAIERLETRVNGVSL, from the coding sequence GTGGCGGACCGGGCGGAGGAACTGCTGACCGAGCTCGCGACGGCCTCGAGCCCCGAGATCGCCGACCGTGCCGAGCGCGATCTCTTCAACGAGTGGTCGAAATCCGGCTCGCCGGCGATGGACCTGCTGCTCAAGCGTGGCCGCGATGCGCTGGAGGTGAGCGACTTCGAGACCGCCATCGAGCATCTCACCGCGCTCACCGACCATGCGCCGGACTTCGCCGAGGGCTGGAGCACGCTGGCGCTGGCCTATTACGCCACCGACTCGCTCGGCCCGGCGATGGATGCGCTGGAGCATACGCTGGCGCTCAACCCCAACCATTTCGGTGCGTTGCAGGGGGTGGGGGCGATCCACGAGGAACTCGGCGATCTTGACCTTGCCTATCGCGCCTATTCCCGGGTAGTTGAACTTCGGCCCTTCGATAGCGATGTTACCGAGGCCATCGAACGGCTCGAAACGCGGGTGAACGGCGTTTCTCTCTGA
- a CDS encoding ligase-associated DNA damage response exonuclease encodes MADPVLSFTERGIYCPAADIYIDPWRPVPRALITHAHSDHARPGHGSYLATPLTAAMIRHRLGVEVQNLSFGEPLRIGSATISFHPAGHVPGSAQVRVEVGGEVWVVSGDYKLEADGLSEPFEPVRCHAFITECTFGLPVFRWQAQAEIAAEINAWWRANRDAGRASLLGAYSLGKAQRLISMLDPGIGEIHTHGAVEGSNAVLRAAGAFDRETIPVTPDFDRKAHPAPMVIAPPSAFGTSWARKFGPAQTGFASGWMRLRGVRRRRGVQRGFVISDHADWPALLRAIKETGAEKIYPTHGYVDIFAQYLRSEGYDATPVPTEFGGDEDAATESGDAA; translated from the coding sequence ATGGCGGACCCTGTTCTCAGCTTCACCGAGCGCGGCATCTACTGCCCTGCGGCGGACATCTACATCGACCCGTGGCGCCCCGTGCCGCGGGCGCTGATCACCCATGCCCATTCCGACCACGCCCGCCCCGGCCATGGCAGCTACCTCGCCACCCCGCTCACCGCCGCGATGATCCGCCACCGGCTCGGGGTCGAGGTGCAGAATCTGTCCTTTGGCGAGCCGCTGCGCATCGGCAGCGCCACGATCAGCTTCCATCCCGCGGGCCACGTGCCGGGCTCGGCGCAGGTGCGGGTCGAGGTCGGTGGCGAGGTTTGGGTGGTCTCGGGCGATTACAAGCTGGAAGCGGACGGGCTGAGCGAGCCCTTCGAGCCGGTGCGGTGTCATGCGTTCATCACCGAATGCACCTTTGGCCTTCCGGTCTTCCGCTGGCAGGCGCAAGCCGAGATCGCCGCCGAGATCAACGCTTGGTGGCGCGCCAACCGCGACGCCGGGCGCGCCTCGCTTCTGGGTGCCTACAGTCTCGGCAAGGCCCAGCGGCTGATCTCCATGCTCGACCCCGGGATCGGTGAGATCCACACCCACGGTGCGGTCGAGGGCAGCAACGCCGTGCTGCGCGCCGCCGGGGCGTTTGATCGCGAGACGATCCCCGTTACCCCGGATTTCGACCGCAAGGCGCATCCCGCGCCGATGGTCATCGCACCACCCTCGGCGTTCGGCACCTCCTGGGCCCGCAAATTCGGCCCGGCGCAGACCGGTTTCGCCTCGGGGTGGATGCGGCTGCGCGGCGTGCGGCGGCGGCGCGGGGTACAGCGCGGCTTCGTGATCTCGGATCATGCCGACTGGCCCGCGCTGCTGCGGGCGATCAAGGAAACCGGCGCTGAAAAGATATATCCAACACATGGTTACGTGGATATCTTCGCGCAATACCTACGCAGCGAAGGCTACGACGCTACGCCGGTGCCCACAGAGTTCGGCGGAGACGAGGACGCCGCGACGGAAAGTGGAGACGCCGCATGA
- a CDS encoding ATP-dependent DNA ligase gives MKDFAHLFTRLDQTTRTSEKVAALTEFFREAPEADRLWAVALFSGRRPKRAVTATLLREWAAERAEIPLWLFEESYPIVGDLAETIALILPPAAASEDRDLNDWIGVVKGLAGMETEARKAAVLDAWDRLDATERFLFNKLITGGFRIGISRKLMTRALAEATGVDEPAMALRLMGNWQPEDSSWEQLTAEEDATEDESRPYPFCLASPLEAEAASLGDPGDWLAEWKWDGIRGQLILRSGVHHLWSRGEELITDRFPEFARTPDFLPPGTVLDGEILAWKDGAPLPFAQLQPRIGRKTVPKKLLTEAPVRMLAYDLLEHEGTDIRALPLSERRARLDAMLSGLPEDAAVMPSPLLTEADWPALASRRESAREHRSEGLMLKHRDSAYQGGRRRGDWWKWKLDPLSVDAVMIYAQQGHGRRANLFTDFTFAVRDGNGLVPFTKAYSGLTDAEFDEITRWVKRNTQQRFGPVRQVTPELVFEIAFEGIQESARHKSGIALRFPRMARWRRDKPVDEIDTLEGLKALLGAYG, from the coding sequence ATGAAGGACTTCGCGCACCTCTTCACAAGGCTCGACCAAACAACGAGAACTTCAGAGAAAGTTGCCGCTCTGACCGAGTTTTTCCGCGAGGCGCCCGAGGCTGATCGTCTCTGGGCGGTGGCGCTCTTTTCGGGGCGCCGTCCGAAGCGGGCGGTGACCGCGACGCTGCTGCGAGAATGGGCGGCGGAACGGGCCGAGATTCCGCTCTGGCTGTTCGAGGAGAGCTATCCGATCGTCGGCGACCTCGCAGAGACCATCGCGCTGATCCTGCCCCCCGCCGCGGCGTCCGAAGACCGCGATCTGAACGATTGGATCGGCGTCGTCAAAGGGCTGGCCGGGATGGAGACCGAGGCGCGCAAGGCGGCGGTGCTCGACGCCTGGGATCGTCTGGATGCGACCGAGCGTTTCCTTTTCAATAAACTGATCACCGGCGGCTTCCGCATCGGCATCAGCCGCAAGCTGATGACCCGCGCGCTGGCCGAGGCGACCGGCGTCGACGAGCCCGCCATGGCGCTGCGCCTGATGGGGAACTGGCAACCCGAGGACAGCAGCTGGGAGCAGCTCACCGCCGAGGAAGACGCGACCGAGGACGAAAGCCGCCCCTACCCGTTCTGCCTTGCCTCGCCGCTCGAGGCCGAGGCCGCGAGTCTGGGTGATCCCGGCGACTGGCTGGCCGAATGGAAGTGGGATGGCATCCGCGGCCAGCTCATCCTGCGCAGCGGGGTACACCACCTCTGGTCGCGCGGCGAAGAGCTGATCACCGACCGCTTCCCCGAATTCGCCCGCACGCCGGACTTCCTTCCGCCGGGCACGGTGCTCGACGGCGAGATCCTCGCGTGGAAGGACGGCGCCCCGCTGCCCTTCGCCCAGCTGCAACCGCGCATCGGGCGCAAGACCGTGCCGAAGAAACTGCTGACCGAGGCGCCGGTGCGGATGCTCGCCTACGACCTGCTCGAACACGAGGGCACCGACATCCGCGCCCTGCCCCTGTCCGAGCGCCGCGCACGGCTCGACGCGATGCTCTCGGGCCTGCCAGAGGATGCCGCCGTGATGCCCTCACCGCTGCTGACAGAAGCGGACTGGCCGGCCCTCGCCTCCCGCCGCGAAAGCGCGCGCGAGCATCGCTCTGAGGGGCTGATGCTGAAGCACCGGGACTCGGCCTATCAGGGCGGGCGCAGGCGCGGTGACTGGTGGAAGTGGAAGCTTGATCCGCTGAGCGTCGATGCGGTGATGATTTACGCCCAGCAGGGCCACGGGCGGCGGGCCAATCTCTTCACCGACTTCACCTTCGCGGTACGCGACGGCAATGGGCTCGTGCCCTTCACCAAGGCCTACTCGGGCCTGACCGACGCCGAGTTCGACGAGATCACCCGCTGGGTCAAACGCAACACCCAGCAGCGCTTCGGACCGGTGCGGCAAGTAACGCCCGAGCTGGTTTTCGAGATCGCCTTCGAGGGCATACAGGAGAGCGCGCGTCACAAGTCCGGCATCGCGCTGCGCTTTCCGCGCATGGCGCGTTGGCGACGCGACAAGCCGGTGGATGAGATCGACACGCTGGAGGGGCTCAAGGCGCTGCTCGGCGCCTATGGTTGA